From Fibrobacter succinogenes, the proteins below share one genomic window:
- a CDS encoding DUF6803 family protein, producing MYSTHYMDLLMQNSPWNLIIFMAIPVILAETIAITDLFLLRSPNVHPTLSKINRIAGILAGLSFVGIIAYFIPNVVIPLASAGEFRTWIDVVAIGSYILAGIPMILLALLNLKLLFRKAGENKRTNCAILLLAAFLVLSHIAMIFGMVDPGIAGYSPKAAATVEMHHHHHH from the coding sequence ATGTACTCTACCCATTACATGGATTTGCTCATGCAAAACTCTCCTTGGAACCTCATCATCTTTATGGCAATTCCTGTCATTCTTGCCGAAACGATTGCCATTACGGATTTATTCCTGTTGCGCTCCCCAAACGTGCATCCAACACTTTCAAAAATCAACCGCATCGCCGGAATCCTTGCAGGACTTTCATTCGTTGGGATTATAGCCTACTTCATTCCGAATGTTGTAATTCCACTTGCATCCGCAGGAGAATTCAGAACATGGATTGATGTTGTGGCGATTGGCTCTTATATTCTTGCAGGCATTCCGATGATATTGCTTGCGTTGTTGAACTTGAAACTTCTGTTCCGTAAAGCAGGCGAAAACAAGCGCACGAACTGCGCCATTCTTTTGCTTGCCGCATTCCTCGTACTCTCACACATTGCGATGATTTTTGGAATGGTTGATCCGGGCATTGCCGGGTACTCTCCGAAGGCGGCAGCAACAGTAGAAATGCATCATCATCACCACCATTAA
- the cysT gene encoding sulfate ABC transporter permease subunit CysT, which translates to MKRTNRSVIPGFGLTTGITLAILSVVVLIPLASLVVFSAQMSFSEIIETITRDRVLSSFKVSFVTAFVASLINAVMGVVLAWVLVKYTFPLKRLIDGMIELPFALPTAVAGIALTALTADTGLIGGFFAKFGIKIAFTQIGITVALVFIGIPFVVRAVQPVLEKLDPAYEEAAGVLGASRSRIFWKIIFPEIVPAALTGFGLAFGRCLGEYGSVVFIAGNKPFETEIAPLIIMSELQEYDYSSATTIALVMLVASFVTLFLVNLIQTRNTRILKGGN; encoded by the coding sequence ATGAAGAGAACAAATAGAAGTGTCATTCCTGGCTTCGGCCTAACAACCGGCATCACGCTCGCTATCTTAAGCGTCGTGGTGCTGATTCCGCTTGCGTCGCTGGTGGTGTTTTCGGCGCAAATGAGTTTTAGCGAGATTATTGAAACGATTACACGCGACAGAGTCTTGTCGAGTTTCAAGGTGAGTTTCGTGACGGCTTTTGTGGCGTCGCTTATCAATGCCGTGATGGGCGTTGTGCTTGCATGGGTACTGGTAAAATACACATTCCCGCTCAAGCGTTTGATCGACGGGATGATAGAACTTCCATTCGCCTTGCCGACAGCCGTAGCGGGTATCGCATTAACGGCACTTACCGCAGATACGGGGCTTATTGGCGGATTTTTCGCCAAGTTCGGCATCAAGATTGCATTTACGCAAATCGGCATTACGGTCGCGCTTGTGTTTATCGGCATCCCGTTTGTCGTTCGCGCAGTTCAACCGGTGCTTGAAAAGTTAGACCCCGCTTACGAAGAAGCCGCTGGCGTCTTGGGCGCATCTCGTAGCCGCATTTTTTGGAAAATCATTTTCCCGGAAATTGTTCCCGCCGCATTGACGGGCTTTGGCCTTGCATTCGGGCGTTGCTTGGGTGAATACGGTAGCGTCGTGTTTATCGCAGGCAACAAACCATTCGAAACAGAAATCGCCCCGCTCATCATCATGTCGGAATTGCAGGAATACGATTACTCCAGTGCTACAACGATTGCGCTCGTGATGCTCGTCGCCTCTTTCGTGACATTGTTCCTTGTCAACTTGATCCAGACAAGAAACACTAGAATTTTGAAGGGAGGAAATTAA
- the cysW gene encoding sulfate ABC transporter permease subunit CysW, with protein MNKETTSSKVVKWTLISISIIFVVLMLLLPLITVITEAFKQGFAVYEKAVTDNYTVKAIWLTLEATLLAVLINTVFGLSAAWSLTKFQFKGKKVLTTLIDLPVTVSPIIAGLIFLLTFGRQSPLFPLLQNWDIKIVFAVPGIVLATIFVTFPFISRELIPVLEARGNDEEEAAALMGAKGWTIFRKITFPHIKWAFLYGVVLCAARAMGEFGAVSVISGHLRGKTNTLPLHVEILFNEFQYVPAFAVASILVMLAILILIARSLIEYNGKKKGKVSP; from the coding sequence ATGAATAAAGAGACAACATCCTCAAAAGTCGTCAAGTGGACTTTAATCAGTATCAGCATCATTTTCGTGGTGCTAATGCTTTTGCTCCCGCTGATTACGGTGATTACAGAAGCATTCAAGCAAGGTTTTGCCGTTTACGAAAAAGCGGTAACCGACAATTACACCGTCAAGGCGATTTGGCTCACGCTAGAAGCGACGCTGCTCGCCGTGCTCATCAACACGGTTTTCGGATTGAGTGCAGCGTGGTCGCTCACGAAATTCCAGTTCAAAGGCAAGAAGGTGCTTACGACACTGATTGACTTGCCGGTGACCGTTTCGCCAATTATCGCAGGTCTCATTTTCTTGCTCACATTCGGACGCCAAAGCCCGCTATTCCCGCTGCTGCAAAATTGGGACATCAAGATTGTATTTGCGGTTCCAGGAATTGTATTGGCAACGATTTTCGTGACCTTCCCGTTCATTTCGCGCGAGCTGATTCCCGTGCTCGAAGCCCGCGGAAACGACGAAGAAGAGGCCGCAGCGCTGATGGGAGCGAAGGGCTGGACGATTTTCCGCAAGATTACTTTCCCGCATATCAAATGGGCTTTTTTGTACGGCGTAGTGCTTTGTGCAGCCCGCGCCATGGGTGAATTCGGTGCCGTTTCGGTCATCTCCGGGCACCTGCGCGGAAAAACGAACACCCTCCCCTTGCATGTGGAAATTCTCTTCAACGAATTTCAGTACGTGCCTGCGTTTGCTGTGGCATCAATTCTCGTTATGCTCGCCATCCTCATCTTGATTGCAAGAAGTCTTATTGAATACAACGGGAAAAAGAAGGGTAAGGTTTCGCCTTAG
- a CDS encoding DsrE/DsrF/DrsH-like family protein → MPEVKNFSAKYFHKIDIKNSTLLDVREPSETIVRPVNGAIQIPFFELSKKIDSIPKEKPVYVFCTTGDRSEQVAEILADREFEVYNIEGGLDDVPKAHFVDAKGLKCPGPIVKVDEIVKKALIGDEIQVEADEKAFLSDVEVWCQHTGNELKSLTEKDGIIYASIVKKNAPAPEKREFEHGKTFVVFSGDLDKAIASFIMANGAAAMGRPVTMFFTFWGVSLLRRPEKVHVKKSLIGKMFSLMLPRGSKKLGLSRMNFGGIGAKMIRAVMKQNGVSSLEELIQSAQQKGVKFVACQMSMELMGIKAEELIDGVELGGVATMLGSTEKSDLTYFI, encoded by the coding sequence ATGCCCGAAGTCAAGAACTTTTCTGCAAAATATTTTCATAAGATAGATATAAAGAATTCAACACTTCTTGATGTACGTGAACCTAGTGAAACTATTGTTCGTCCTGTGAACGGTGCGATCCAGATTCCATTTTTTGAACTTTCTAAAAAGATAGATTCCATCCCCAAAGAAAAACCTGTTTATGTTTTTTGCACAACAGGAGATCGCTCGGAACAAGTCGCAGAAATTCTTGCGGATAGGGAATTTGAAGTGTACAACATTGAAGGAGGCCTTGATGATGTTCCTAAGGCGCACTTTGTCGATGCTAAGGGCTTGAAATGCCCAGGTCCAATCGTAAAAGTTGATGAAATCGTTAAAAAAGCTCTGATTGGTGACGAAATTCAAGTCGAAGCGGATGAAAAAGCGTTCCTCTCGGATGTCGAAGTTTGGTGCCAACACACCGGAAACGAATTAAAATCACTCACCGAAAAAGACGGAATTATTTACGCGTCCATCGTGAAAAAAAATGCCCCCGCTCCCGAAAAAAGAGAATTCGAACATGGCAAAACTTTTGTCGTGTTTAGCGGCGATTTGGACAAGGCTATCGCTTCGTTCATCATGGCAAATGGTGCTGCGGCTATGGGACGCCCGGTCACGATGTTCTTTACTTTTTGGGGCGTGAGCCTTTTGCGTAGACCCGAAAAAGTTCATGTCAAAAAATCGCTCATCGGAAAAATGTTTAGCTTGATGTTGCCGCGAGGTTCCAAAAAGCTAGGGCTTTCACGCATGAATTTCGGTGGCATTGGAGCCAAGATGATTCGAGCCGTCATGAAGCAAAACGGGGTTTCATCGCTCGAAGAACTGATCCAGAGCGCGCAGCAAAAAGGCGTAAAGTTTGTCGCTTGCCAAATGTCCATGGAACTCATGGGCATCAAGGCCGAAGAATTAATCGACGGCGTTGAACTCGGCGGAGTCGCAACAATGCTCGGTTCCACCGAAAAATCTGATTTGACGTATTTTATTTAA